GACAAAATATATGTCAGAAATAAACTTCGTGAGTTCAGCCAAAAAAGGAGACATCATAGAGCTGGGTATGAAAGCCATACATTTCGGGCGAACTTCCCTGACTATTGCCTGTGAAGTCAGGAATAAACTAACCAGAAAAACCATACTGGCGATAGACAAGATCGTATTCGTTAGCCTTGATGAAAATGGCAAACCAGCTCCGCACGGTAAGACTGAAATTACGTATGTTAAAGATCGATTACAGTAAATATTTTACCCCATGAAACCGGAAATACTTAGTTTGGTAGCCTCACTATCGGGAGTTCTAATAGGTGGAGGCATCTCCCTTTTGCTGCAAAGAAACCAGCTGCGTCATGCTTTCAAGCTAAAAATTGAGGAACTCAAAACCGAACATATGGCTGAAAGGACCGCCCGTTATTATCTTTCACACAAGAGCTATACGGATCGCCGCTTCGACACCATTAAAAAAGGCCTTGGAGGGTTTGAAGATGATGAATTAAGAAAAATACTGGTCAGGGCCGGTGCCATCAGAAGCTACCGGGATGATGAGGAATGGTGGACCCTGCTTGAGCGAATGCCGGAAAAGATAGAGAAATTGAGGGCTGATGACTAACCTGCTTTTTCGAACTGACAACCGTCAATCTCCAAAATTACATCCCTTCCGTAGGCGGAAGATGGTGTTTGAAAGCCCGGGCGGAATATGCCATTGAGAATTTTAGAAGCGAAAAGCAATGTCGCCTGTGAAGTTAGTGTGTAACCATTTGGGGTTTTAAGCCTCGCCTCATAGTATGACCCGTTCGAATTTTCAGCCCTGCCCCAAAGGTAAGTGTTGCTGTTTTCCCTTTTTTCTTCGCTAGGACCTGCCGGCTTCTTATCCGTCTGCTTTTTGAGGAAATTTTTCACCCAGTTGATTTTAAGGAAAAAGCGCAGACGGTGTGCCCATTTTAGTGCTTTCAATTGCTTTTTTGATGACCCTGCGAAAACTTCAATATTGGGAATGCCAGTGCTGAAGTACGCAGAAGAAACATCGCCCCAGCTTATACCTGCTGACAATTTTTTAAACGATCCATAGTTTATATCCCTGACCGATTCACCCTGGGGCTTTGTTTTTAGCTGGTGGTTCGATCGATAGACCTGACCCTCGCCGGCCCCTTCTATCATTGTTTTCGACGTTCCTCGCGAAATACCTCCTCCTGTGGCTGCAAAAGCAAGCTGTAACTTTTCAGCATCAGGAACACGCGCTTTTAATAATGCTGCCAGGCAGTCTGAGGGTACCACGTCGAATCCTGAGCCGGGAAGTAACATCATACCGACTTTTTTTGCTGCCTCATCGTACCCATTAATAAGCTCGAAAACCTGGTACTCACCTGTAATGTCGAGATAATGGGTGAGTGTTGCCAGGCATGCTTCTACCATAGGTTTTGCTGTTTGTTGAAATGGGCCTGCGCAATGGATGACCACCTTTGCATCCTGCAAAAGGAGGTGTAATGCCTCTTTATTGGTCAAGTCAACTGCCGAATAAGAAAAGCCGGTCTCCTGAGAAAGCTTTTTTAGTTTCTCTTCGTTTCTACCTGAAAGTACAACCTCTATGCCTTGCTTCCTGGCCTCTTTTACAATCAGCTCTCCGGTATATCCGTAAGCTCCATAAACTACAATATCTGTCATATACTAGCCAAGCCGAATATCATCCGGCAATTCGTTAGGGTTTTGCGGTGGTTTATTAACACCACCTCTTTCTAATAGTTCTCCACAAAGTTGAATACCATTAATTAAACCTAGTGTGGGTTTTCCGTTCTTGATCTCCTACAATCAATTTGACCACGGCTTCCCATTCCTCAGGTTCTACTTTGTCATTGCGGCAACCAGGCCTGTGATCGTAGTTAAGATTGCTCCAATGGATACTCCTTTCCACTTGCCCATCCTTTTGCTCAGTGCCTGTGCTGCAATTACAAAAACAACAACAAGAATAAAATAAGGAAATTCAGTTTCTTCTGATGATTTGTCATGAGCCGATGGTTCCGAAAGTTCTTCCCCCTGAATAGCGGTAGATAATGCCTCTACTCCTTCATCAATGCCTGCATAAAAATTTCCCTGGCGGAAATTTGGTATGATGTAGTTATCTATAATTCTTTTGGCCGTGGCATCCGGAATGGTACCCTCAAGGCCGTAACCTACTTCAATCCTGACTCTTCTGTCATTTTTGGCTATAAGCAGAATAACTCCGTCATCAATATCCTTTCGTCCGAGCTCCCACTTTTCTGCAACACGTATGCCATAGTCCTCAATAGGCTCAGGTTCTGTTGTCGAAACGATCAGCACGGCTACCTGGCTGCCCTTGTCTTGTTCAAGAGCCCGGAGATTACGTTCTAACCGGTCAACTTCTGAACTACTCAATGTGCCGGTCTGGTCCGTTACCCGCTGCCATAGATCAGGTACAGACTGAATGCCCTGACCATATGAATGGGAGAGAAAGCATAGTAAAAAAAGTTGTAGAATTAACTTTTTCATGTAAGCCGCTAAACTCTTTTGATGCATGTCGTTAAACTTACTAAATATATCACTAAATTATGAGTAAAAGTATAGATCAGGTATGGCAAAAAGAAAAGTACTCGTACTAACCGGAGGAGGTGACTGCCCGGGCCTTAATGCAGTAATTCGCGGTATTGTGAAACGGGCTAAAAGTGAAAAGGATTGGGAGGTATTGGGGAGCATGGAGGCGTTTAATGGCGTTATGCGGGAGCCTATGGAAGTGATAGCGCTTAACGAGAAAATGACCGCCGGCATACATGTAAAAGGAGGGACTATTTTAAAAACTACAAACAAGGGTAATCCGTTTGACTTTCCTATCCTGCAAAGAGATGGCGGCTGGAGTACCGTCGATAAATCTGGAGAGTTGATAGAGCGTATAAAATCACTTGGTGTTGAAGCGGTTATAAGTATAGGAGGAGACGGTTCTCAAAGGATTTCACAAAAACTTTATGCGCAGGGCCTGAACATAATAGGCGTACCAAAAACGATCGATAATGATCTGTCAGGAACAGATTTTACTTTTGGTTTTCGTACGGCGGTTCAAATTGCAACGGATAGCTTTGATAAACTGGTGACTACGGCAGAGAGTCATCATCGTGTAATGATTATGGAAGTCATGGGGCGTGGAGCCGGATGGATTGCCTTGCACACCGCGCTTGCCGGAGGCGCCGAAGTTTGTTTGATCCCGGAGATTCCCTATGATATCAACAAGGTGGTAGAGAGGCTTAACCAACGTTATGATCAGGGAAAGGGCTTTGCTCATATAGTAATAGCAGAGGGAGCCCGTCCTAAAAAGGGAAAAGTTACAGCAGCGAAAAGCGATGAGGTTGGGTACGAGAATAAACGACTGGGCGGTGTTGCATACCGTTTGTCAGAGCAGCTTAAAGAAGCAGGTTGCGAAGCCGATATCAGGGAAACAGTACTTGGACACACACAAAGAGGGGGTACGCCGATAGCTTTTGACAGAATATTAGCCACACTGTTTGGGGTTAAAGCCTTTGAACTGGTACTTGAGGGAGAGTATGGGAAAATGGTTTCTTATAAGAACAATAGGATTACTGCGGTAAGCATTGAAGAGGCCATTCGTAAGTATAATTTTGTAAATAAGAATTCCTTTATGGTTAAAGCAGCCAGAAGTATAGGCATATCATTTGGGGATTAAATAATATGAAGAGCTGGTGTCTGTTGTTGGCTTTTGTTTTGATTCAGCGTGTTGGCCTGGGCCAAAACACCCTGACTCTGATTTCGCACGATAGAGAGATCAATCTCAACACATATTTATCCGCTTACGTCGATACCTCGCATTCACTTACCCTGGAAGATATTGTGGCGCTTCCTAATAAAAACTTTAAACCTATACCTAAAACAGGTTTACGAACCAATGTTACCAAGGATGTAATTTGGGTTAAACTAACGGTTTCAAACCCCCATAATACCAGGGCGGATGTAATCATAGATTTTATAGATCCTTCCCTTGAGCATATAGAACTGTTTAAGTTTACAGAGAGTGGTTTGCTAAAGTACGCCACGGGTACAGGCCTGCACCCCAGAGAAAAGAGTGTTTTTTCTAATAAGAACAGCTTCCTTATTGATTTTCCCAGGCGGCAAACAACTCAGATTTATTTTAAGATTTCTTCACCCAATTATATGACGATCTCTGCCAGGCTGCTGGATGATGGGCAGGCCATGGAAGAGAACATGGAGGAAAGAACATTTCTGGGCATGTTCTACGGAGCTATTTTGATCCTTATGGTGTTTAATTTTTTGCTGTCGGCCATTACACGGCTCAGAGTATTTTTCTTCTATGGCCTTTATATCCTTACCATTGCTGTCTTCACAGGTGCAGCGGATGGCTTTACCCCTTTTTATCTTCATTTTTTAATTGAGTGGACCAACGGTTATCAAGACATGGTAACAGCAACACTTAGCAATATTCTGGGATTGTTGTTTATGCTTGAGTTTCTCCAGGTAAGATCATGGTCGAAAACTTTTTTTAATATCGTAACCATTTTTGCAAGCCTGGTCGGGCTCTCCATCTTAACATTACTATTTACCTATCCTTCTCACGGATACCTACTCCTTAATTTTTATGGTATCATAAGTCTTGCCCTTATGCTTACAGGCGGTGTATTGGGCACAACAAAAAAAGTACCCCAAGGTATATATTACCTTCTGTCTTACATTTTGTTTGGCTTTTTTATACTCATTTTCATTTTAAACCTTCTGAGAGTAATTGAATATTCGTTTTTGGTGCAGTATTCAATTCATCTCGGCTATATGTTGAGCATTGTTATTTTGTCATATGGTCTTGGTGTGAGAATATATGAGCTTTACAAAAGCTATCTGC
This region of Fulvivirga ulvae genomic DNA includes:
- a CDS encoding acyl-CoA thioesterase gives rise to the protein MNFHTRKWVKPEDLNPNGTLFGGSLLRWIDEEAAIYAIVQLENQRCVTKYMSEINFVSSAKKGDIIELGMKAIHFGRTSLTIACEVRNKLTRKTILAIDKIVFVSLDENGKPAPHGKTEITYVKDRLQ
- a CDS encoding saccharopine dehydrogenase family protein, whose product is MTDIVVYGAYGYTGELIVKEARKQGIEVVLSGRNEEKLKKLSQETGFSYSAVDLTNKEALHLLLQDAKVVIHCAGPFQQTAKPMVEACLATLTHYLDITGEYQVFELINGYDEAAKKVGMMLLPGSGFDVVPSDCLAALLKARVPDAEKLQLAFAATGGGISRGTSKTMIEGAGEGQVYRSNHQLKTKPQGESVRDINYGSFKKLSAGISWGDVSSAYFSTGIPNIEVFAGSSKKQLKALKWAHRLRFFLKINWVKNFLKKQTDKKPAGPSEEKRENSNTYLWGRAENSNGSYYEARLKTPNGYTLTSQATLLFASKILNGIFRPGFQTPSSAYGRDVILEIDGCQFEKAG
- a CDS encoding TPM domain-containing protein, whose amino-acid sequence is MKKLILQLFLLCFLSHSYGQGIQSVPDLWQRVTDQTGTLSSSEVDRLERNLRALEQDKGSQVAVLIVSTTEPEPIEDYGIRVAEKWELGRKDIDDGVILLIAKNDRRVRIEVGYGLEGTIPDATAKRIIDNYIIPNFRQGNFYAGIDEGVEALSTAIQGEELSEPSAHDKSSEETEFPYFILVVVFVIAAQALSKRMGKWKGVSIGAILTTITGLVAAMTK
- a CDS encoding 6-phosphofructokinase, whose amino-acid sequence is MAKRKVLVLTGGGDCPGLNAVIRGIVKRAKSEKDWEVLGSMEAFNGVMREPMEVIALNEKMTAGIHVKGGTILKTTNKGNPFDFPILQRDGGWSTVDKSGELIERIKSLGVEAVISIGGDGSQRISQKLYAQGLNIIGVPKTIDNDLSGTDFTFGFRTAVQIATDSFDKLVTTAESHHRVMIMEVMGRGAGWIALHTALAGGAEVCLIPEIPYDINKVVERLNQRYDQGKGFAHIVIAEGARPKKGKVTAAKSDEVGYENKRLGGVAYRLSEQLKEAGCEADIRETVLGHTQRGGTPIAFDRILATLFGVKAFELVLEGEYGKMVSYKNNRITAVSIEEAIRKYNFVNKNSFMVKAARSIGISFGD
- a CDS encoding sensor histidine kinase, whose translation is MKSWCLLLAFVLIQRVGLGQNTLTLISHDREINLNTYLSAYVDTSHSLTLEDIVALPNKNFKPIPKTGLRTNVTKDVIWVKLTVSNPHNTRADVIIDFIDPSLEHIELFKFTESGLLKYATGTGLHPREKSVFSNKNSFLIDFPRRQTTQIYFKISSPNYMTISARLLDDGQAMEENMEERTFLGMFYGAILILMVFNFLLSAITRLRVFFFYGLYILTIAVFTGAADGFTPFYLHFLIEWTNGYQDMVTATLSNILGLLFMLEFLQVRSWSKTFFNIVTIFASLVGLSILTLLFTYPSHGYLLLNFYGIISLALMLTGGVLGTTKKVPQGIYYLLSYILFGFFILIFILNLLRVIEYSFLVQYSIHLGYMLSIVILSYGLGVRIYELYKSYLLREQEKQHLIEQKKKELEVKVAERTHDILIKETNLRAILENTDSAIWLVDEQYRLIDYNNVFAKLCDEIYGTSPERNQLVLDITPMNVEKNRWEKRYYEALKGQGGIFIDQNKVAGKIHHFEIYTFPIDSNGQITGVSAFARDITIRVDALDQLKSQNKALQKVNKELDSFVYSASHDLKAPLASIAGLISLVRREEDLESRQAYYDMVERSIARLDQFISDIIDYSRNARLEKDAEPVKFEETILEVFNDLAYMTDTRDVAKNINITQNTIFKTDPTRLKVIFRNLISNAIKYGCSHEGNDRIDVDCDVSTRKAIIKIRDFGPGISEVHRKKIFDMFYRADENGSGTGLGLYIVKETIEKLNGKIKLVTSEGEGSTFIVEIPNAK